The sequence below is a genomic window from Theobroma cacao cultivar B97-61/B2 chromosome 6, Criollo_cocoa_genome_V2, whole genome shotgun sequence.
TCCACTGTCTTGTTTTGCTAGAGAATCAGGAAGGTaatttatttactatttaGTTTCATCTTCTGCTTGTTTTCAGTGGTTGGTTGTTGCTGCCCCTTTCTATggaagaaattaataaaaacaaccCAACCCACTATTAAACCTTTCTTTTGGCATCCCTATTGCCAGTGTTCTTAATTTCCCAGGTCTCTCTCCCTCTAATCCAGCTTGTGCTAGAGTTGTACTAATTGGCTTCTTTGTTATGTGGATTAAAGGATTTAAGATGGATTGATTatgttcctttcttttcttttttttttggcattaGTGGAGGAAGAAAATGGTGTGGCTTAAGGTTTCAAGTTTTTAATCTATAAAGAttctgtgttttttttttctttacagaGAGAATATGCATGAGTTTTAGAGATAGAAAGGGAACCTGAAGTTAGGAGAATCAAAGTATATAGAGAGAAGGAAGGGTGTGTTTTAGATATATAAAAGGAGCACAGGAGGGAGACAAGAACTGGCTacaggcaaaaaaaaaaaaatggtatgTTTGCTTGTTGTGTGGGAATTTTTTGGTCCACAAGGCAGTTTGTAGTTGTGACACCAGTTTTCTCATTTGTAACAAATTCTTTTAGAGATGCTAGCTGAATGATCGCTCGATCCAGATTGCAAATTTAAGCATGTGTAAAGCTATACATTGAAGTTCagttatttaaatgaaatttagtGTTAAGTTTGGTGAGCCGGGGTGCTCATATTTTGAGCAAAAATGGGGATAGTAGCTTATCATAATTTCATGGTGGATAAACTGTTAACTGCTAGCATGAAGAGAGTCATGTGCATCACCTTCTCTGTTACTATAACTTAGATGATTTCCTTTTAAGCAAGTGGCTCCTTACAAAAGTGTTTTCAAATGCACTGTGTTGCAATCGATAAATTATTGGAATTTTGTTTTGGATGTGCTGCTTAAATTCTTCATTGTCCTTTGGTCTCAATGTGAGTTCATTGACAATATAATAGACATTCCTGTTTGTGATATTGCTGACAGCATATGTGGCCTCTCCTCAAAGCTGGAGGAGGTTTTGGCACTGAAAGGGATGTTGCTGTTGTGGCCAACTTAAGTGCCAGAGTTGGTTCCATTGGAGACAATCGACTAGGGGGCTGGCACTCCTATCGTTCTTCAAAGGCTGCACTTAATCAATGTATGAttttcttccctctcacgtctttgtaggatgaaattctTTGGGGCAAGGCTTCAACAATGAACATAGACAAACTATAGGAAGAAAGGTCATTTTACCTGCTGCTTTCACCATGAATATCATACACTTGTATACCCTTCCCCCGGTATTCCCCCTGCCTCTTTGTTTTTAATACGAATTTATAATACTATGAACTCTTTTGGGCTCTCATGCAATATCTATAATGATACTCTTTTAGACAAATTTGCGGGGCCTTGCAATGGCTGTGTAAATGtttcttttcccctttctGTAAAGCTTGCGATGGAAAGAACAACAAAGAtccaaagaattttttttaattgaaagaaagaagagaattGACAAAGCCTTGAGTCAGATTCGATAATAATCTGAATAGACAAATTAGTTTTGTTGAATTCGTGTGCCAGATAATGCTGTTTGTCTTGATGCATGCAGTGACGAAAACTATTTCAGTTGAGTTTGCAAGGAAGAAAGACCCAATTgcatgcattcttttgcacCCAGGCACAGTGGATACAGATCTGTCTAGGCCATTCCAAAGAAATGTTCGTGCTGACAAGCTTTTCACCAAAGAGTTCTCAGTGCAAAAGCTCTTGAACATCATTAACAATACAAAACATCAGGACAATGGCAAGTTCTTTGCATGGGATGGTCAGGAAATTCCTTGGTGATTTACAAATTTCCATCTTGATACACAACATGAAGAGATCATATTTGGTATTAATGACTGTTACATTGTCATATTGGTTTATTGTGTTTTGAACTTGTTCGATTTTGTTGAAGTTTCAGTCATTACTTTGATGATATCAGTAGACTTTGATCATAGCTTTtggtgctttttttttttttttacattttcacCCCTTTGTCATGTACAATGAAATTGTTAAGACTACTGGTTTAGTGATTGCATTTTTTGtaaacaaaagtaaatgtCTTTACTAGTAAACAAGAGCAGCTTTGCGAAGTGCAAGAAATTAAGATGAATTGGTGCACGGCAAAATGCAAGAAGTGAACTGATTCTGATTCCACTAAAACCAAGTAACCAACTTGTGAATACACGGTTTTAAGTCAAAGTCTGGGTCTGTAAAGACCAACAGTAACTTTGTCTTAACAATTTTAACCATTTTATTTGAGCCGATAGTCAAATTCTAGCTAGCTACCAACTGCCTAAGGGTGTTCTTCAACGATCATTCTCCCGACTGATCCATCGGAACTTAGTGAATCCTGCACGgttgaaaatcaaaataaaaaaaattggttaaTCAGAAATATCATGTTTACGCTATGATGATTGAGAAATGTCAAATTGAAAACTAGAATTACTACTCACGTCTCGCAATTGGTGTTGATGGAGACAGGGAAACCAACGTTGATGTTGCAAGCTTAAGGAATATTGCTCAAGAACTTGTCCTGAACTCCCAGTGACTTGGCGGCAGCCTTCAAGTATCTGCAGATGGCCTTCTTATCATCGACGGATTTTACAGTTTGAGCAAGCTGCTGCAGCCCGGTGCAGCATTCAGCGGAGGGCTTTGTAGCCTTGCCAGTTGCAAAGCCAACGCATTGAGCTGCCTTGGCATCCACAGTATTACATGGAACAGCTGCCTCCCCATGGTTGGCAAGGAAGAAGAGGAATGAGAGAAGAAGGAGCATGGAAAAGAACAGGTTCTTCATGATTGGTTTTCTGTGAACTTTGCTCAGTTAATGATGTTGAAAGCACTTGAGTTGATGGATTTAAATAGGGAAGAGCTATGTCATTTTCATGCTTTGGGGAGCGAGAGGTTTGTGTTTCCCAATGAGATTGATCAAAGTCAGATCAATCTATGACAGAAAACATGTGTCATGTCATGCAAGTACTTTTACAAATATCAGCACCCATGCCTGATCCTAAAGGGCGCACAAAACGGAGCATCAAGCCTTGAATTCTGTCGTGAGTCTAACTACGGGAACAGGAGAATCGTGCCTTGAGAAGtaggaaaaataaattgacCTTGGCTTCATCAATCTCATTGGGAAACACAAAACTCTCGTCCCCCAAAGCATGAAAATGACATAGCTCTTCCCTATTTAAATCCATCAACCCCAACCCAATTTCCATCAACTCTAAGTGCTTTCAACATCATTAACCAAGCAAAGTTGACAGAAAACCAACCATGAAGAACCTATTGTTTTCCATGCTCCTACTCTCATTCCTCTTCTTCCTTGCCAACCAAGGGGAGGCAGCTGTTCCATGTAATACTGTGGATGCCAAGGCAGCTGCATGCGTTGGCTTTGCAACTGGCAAGGCTACAAAGCCCTCCGCTGAATGCTGCACTGGGCTGCAGCAGCTTGCTCAAACTGTGAAATCCGTTGATGATAAGAAGGCCATCTGCAGATGCTTGAAGGCTGCCGCCAAGTCACTGGGAATTCAGGACAAGTTCTTGAGCAAGATTCCTCAAGCTTGCAACATCAACGTTGGTTTCCCTGTCTCCATCAACACCAATTGCGAGACGTGAGTAAAAATTCTAGTTTTCAATTTAACATTTCTCAATCATCATAGCACAAACATAATATCTCTGATTAaccatttttgtcattttgatTTTCCACCTTGCAGGATTCACTAAGGTTGTGATGGATTAGTCGGGACAATGCTCCTTGAAGAACGCCCTTAGACAGTTCGTAGCTGGTTAGAGTTTGACTATTGGCTCAAATAAAACGGTTAAAATTGTTAAGACAAAGGTTCTGTCGGTCTTTACAGACCCAGACTTTGACTTAACCATGTATCCACAAGTTGGTTACTTGGTTTAAGTGGAATCAGAATCATTTCACTTCTTGCATTTTGCCATACACCAATTCATCTTCATTTCTTGCACTTTGCAGAGCTGCTCATGGTTACTAGTAacatttatcttttgattatgaaaaattcaataatcACATTTTTTACAATTACGTTCCTTAAAATCacattatattataaaatactaaacatcatcttaatttttacttaaattaaattttcttgataTGATATCCATGAGCTAATCTTATAAAAAGTAATATTTGTAATAAAACAGAGATAACTCTTGTAGTAATTATTCTACTCTAAGTAACAAATGAAGATAGGTTTTGTTTCCTATGAACTAATTAAGAAACAATAATAAGCTAAAGACTCTTGGTGACTAAATAAAGAGAGCAACCCGAATTGCTGCTAAATCCTACTAACTCCTGCATGAAACATAACCTCTTCCCCATGTGCATCTGCCACATGCAGTCATGCAAAGTGTTACggttcatatatatatatttataatgcATCGTCTGTTTTGGTCTATTAAATTTCATGATTTTGTCTTATAAAAGAGACCGTTCAAATTTTTAGGATCATGATATCCTTCCCGCTAACCTCAGAGTTGACTCTGATATCAAATATTACGATTTATATCAACTTGTAAAGTATTATTTGTTTTGACTcattaaattttatgatttaatctAACAAAAGATACCTCACAGACTAAAAACGATGTAAACCTCTCCACGGCCAACTTATACCATTTTCCCCTCAAGACCATAACTCCAAAAACAACCTACATAATCCCAAAATCAGCAGCCTCAACCTTTCTGTTTAGCACCCAAAACTCAGTATTGCAATCTGTAGCAACCCTCCAGCATAAAATCCTGAAGCCAAAATCTGTTAGCTAACAAAGGAGGTAAGGGGCAAGGGGCTGCTCATTTATCTCTTCTACATCAGCAACTTTTGAAAGTTTCTACGAAACTGAAGACGTGAAGATTAGGCAGCTAATTAAGTAGCCTTGAACTCATCCCCACcaacaaatattattaatataagtAGAGTTCATACCTGTAGCTGTAAGCTAAGTTGCTGTCTAGAAACTGTAAATTACAGCACATTACTCTTTAACAACTAACAACCTAATGAAATATTCCAGATGAATACACCTGTTGGTTTTCAGTTCCTTGCGAGAGGTCTTTACTTGGATGCTGTGGGATTGAAGGATTGTCTTCTTTTCGAGCTGAAACATAGGGGGAATAAGTTTGTTGTACTCGTTTTCTGGATTCGATTTCATGCGGTTCTGccaaaattgattgaaaaacATGCATGATAGGAAGACAGATTCACAGACGATGCAGTCCAAGGTTAGCATGGGGGGTTAATCCCTCTTCAAGTCTCAACAGCAAAAGCAACAAAATGTGGAAAAGAGCTCATCATTTGGAGACTTAGAGAGAAGCTCAAGCAATAACATCTTCCTCTATGGCTTTAATTCTAGCACTTGGTTTAGCTTTGTGCTCTGACATCCATCCCACAGCAAATCCAGAGTTAGTCGAGGACGGTTATCTGATGGAATGCTACAAACCATGAAAGCATGGTTTATCCATCTTTTAAACCTTTGGAACTTAATATTAGAAGTTTCAGAAAAGTtatcacatgcattacaacagGCATGGCATATTGATGAACTGATATACTCACAAGATATATGACAACTGATGAATCAACTTGTCAACTCATATACCAAGTTGGTAGAAAAAGACGAGTGACATGAGACGtatcaattataaaatttttttaatctttaagaatttgtttatatttttgatcaaaatttaaaaaattatttaaatataatagaaaatgaataaataggAGTAGCACAGGATCTTAGAAGGAGAAATCAAATGGAAAGGGCATAAAACAAATTGCccacaattaaaaatttcctTTCCTGAATTATAACTAAAACACCAAAATTTAATACAACTCTGACAATATCtttcaaattaaaaggaaaaagaatatcCCAGTTACAACAAACAAgcataaatacaaaaaaacagaaagagCCTTTTAATTTATGGTTCATCTGAGCTAGAACCTCCAACCTCATCGTCTGATGCTCTAACTTCACCTGCCATCTCAGTAGTGGGGAGCTGGTTGCCTGCCTCACCAACGAGCTCATTCTCACTGAAGAGATCTGTTTTAACAGGTACACTTTTTTGCTGCTGGAACAACATAACATTTGCGATGGCTTTAAGAGCAGCATCAGCCTGATTATTATCAGCCACAGCATCCTTGTCTATTCCATGCACGGTGGGTTCCTCTAAAGAGGCATCGGCTTCTTGTCTAGGAGGAGCAACAAAGAAGGGTATTCTACCTCTCTGCCAGTCATGAAGAATCATCTTCGCTCCAGTCATCAAATCAGGTTCACCACCCTAGACATAAAGGCCATTTAGAAGAACACACTCGCTTAAAT
It includes:
- the LOC18595117 gene encoding non-specific lipid-transfer protein C, cotyledon-specific isoform, translating into MKNLLFSMLLLSFLFFLANQGEAAVPCNTVDAKAAACVGFATGKATKPSAECCTGLQQLAQTVKSVDDKKAICRCLKAAAKSLGIQDKFLSKIPQACNINVGFPVSINTNCETIH